GCACGCACAAGGACATCATGAAGTATCTGTTTGCACTGCTGAGCCTCATGGCCGCGCTCTCGCTGGGCACTCCCGCCCGGGCCGAGGACGCCGCTGCGCCGTTGATGGCCGATCATCCCCAGCCTGCCATGCCCGGCGTGGAAGCGACCGAGCTCAAGGAGCCCGCCGACTATCCGCTGGGATTCTCCACCAATCCCGATGCCGAACCCCACTACCGCAAGGCGCTCGGCCTGGTCGACGACTATCGCGGCCTGACCTGGGCCGGCGTCCAGACCGCGCGCGAGGAATTCCAGAAGGGTCTGGCCTTTGAACCCGACAACCAGCTCGCCCAGCTCATGTGGGCGCGCCTGATCCTCCGGCTCACCAACTATGAGCTCTCGGTCGAGTCGGCCGCCAAGATCGAGGAAGAAGCCCGTGCCATCGTCGAGGGGCTCGACCTCTCGGGAGAAGACGGCCTGCTCATCCGCAAGGAACGCGCCTCGGTCTATCTCTACGAACTGCAGGACCTGGAACGCGGCGAAGAGGATCTGGTCTACCTCGCCGAGCACGGTGAGCCCGACGCGCAGGTGCTGCTGGCGCTGGGACAGACGCGTTTCTATCAGGAGAAATACTTCGCGGCCAAGCAGGCCTTTCGCAAGTCGCTCGAAATCGAACCCGACAACCTGGAAGCCCGCAACAACCTGGCCTGGTCGGAGTATCAGGAGGGCGATTACGACGAGGCGGAACAGCACTTCGACGAAGTGCTCAGCCGCGACGAGCACTACATGGGCTCGCTGCTGGGACTGGCAAAGATCTACCAGGCGCGCGGAGACCTCGGTCCCGCGATCGAGAAATACAACGCGCTGCTCGAGATCTCCCCGAACTTCATCTACTTCCTGGACCTCATGATCCTCTACTTCCGCCACTACAACTACGTGTTCATCGTGCTGGGACTCATCGCGGCGGGGTTCTTCATCAAGTCGCTAACCCACACCATGAGCCGCGACAAGCGGCGCGCCGCTGCATCCATCAAGATCGCCAGAGAGCACGGCGCCAGCGAGCCGGGCACGGGGCAGGGGGACGCTTGATCCGCGCCGCCCTCTGCGCGCTGTTTTTTCTGGCGCTGACGCTGACAGGCGCCCGCGCCGCACGTGCCCAGTTCGATCCCTCGAGCCTCAACCGGATCCTGCGGCAATACCAGCATGATGGCGACTTCGACTACGGCGCCATTCGCGACAAAGAAAAAGACAATATCGCAGCCATCCTGCGCAGCTTCGGTCGTGTTGAAAAGGAGCGCTGGGAAGGCCACGTCGAGTCCGAGCAGAAGGCCTTCTGGATGAACGCCCACCTGGTCATCACGCTCTGGGCCATCGTCGCCAACTACCCGGTCGAGGGGGATTCCATCCGGTTTTTCCCCGGCGATTCGGTCCAGCAGATCCCCGATTTCTGGGACGCCCAGTACATCACGCCCGAGGGAATGCAGAGCCTTCGGAGCATCGAGCGCAAGCTGATTGAGCAGTTCGGTGACGTGCGCGCGGTGCTGGTGCTCTTCAACGGCACGCGCTCGGGCCCGCCGCCGCCCACCGAGGCATGGACCGGCCGCAACGTCGAAAAGCGCATCGAACGGCGGATGGAGCAGTATTTCGCATCGGATCGCGGCGCGGTGCATGACTACCAGAACGCCACGCTGGAGCTCTCGGAGGCTGTCACCGACTTCTGGCGCGCCGACGTGCTGGCTGCCGCGCGCAGCGCGCGCGACGCCAACCAGGGCAACGTACCCGTTGCCCTTCGCCCCAGGACCGGCCCCACCGGGCCGTGGCGTCGCTACGGGGAAGAAGACGCCCTGTTGCTCGAATTTCTCTCGCCCTACCTGCCTGCCAGAACGCTCAGCCGCCTCAAGGTAAAGCCCCACCGCATCGAGACGCTTCGCTACGACTGGCGCCTCAACGACGGAACGCCGCCGCCGCCCGCGCCGGAGGGAATCCCCCTCGACCCGGCCGCGCCGTTTCAGGATCTCGAACCCGGAGAGCTTCCCGCCGCTCAGAGCGAGCACAAAATCCGCATTCCCGAGAAGCCAAAAGACCCGCAGGAACTCACGCCGCTATTTGGGGAGTAAGAAGCTCAGTTGCCCAGAAGCTCGTCGAGCTTGCCCGACCTCTGGGCAGCCTGCAGTTCATCGAACCCGCCAACGAGTTCGTCGCCGATGTAGATCACCGGGACAGTGGGCCAGCCACTTTGCTCGCGAATCTTCGCGCGCTCGGACGGGTTACTCACGTTGACGTCCTCAAAGGGGATCTCGGAGCGCTTGAGCAGGCTCTTGGCCATGTTGCAGAAGGGGCAGTAGGGGGTGGTATAGAGTTTGACGCTGTTCATGGTGTGGTTCTCGGCAAGGCTATTTCCAGTTTGGATGCGGCCCACGGTCGAAGGTTGCAGCGAAGGTGCCTGCCGGGTCAAGCCGCTTTGACAGGCTGCCCGTACGGGCGCTAGGCTGGAATGGTTTCAACAATGCATGAACACCTCTGTGAAGCCCGTCAGAGCGGGGCTTCGAGGCGGGGAGGTTTCCGTGAGAGCTTCAGTAAAAGCGGCCGCGGCGCTCGCGATTCTGGCCGTCCTGGCGCTGGCACCGGCGTGGGCCCATGCCCAGAATCACCGCCAGACCAGTTGCCTGGGTGACGGCTTCAAGGAAGCGCGCTGGGGCATGAATATTGATGAACTCAAGAAGGTCGTGCCCGGTCTTCGCGAGGACTTCAATCGCTTTGAGCCACGCGTGACCGCCTATCACAGCTTCGAATTTCCCAACAATGGATTTTCGGAATTCCGGCTCTTCGACGGGCAGCTCTTCTACATTCGCGTGAAAATCACTTCGCCCGAGTTCAACGACCAGCTTCGCCAGAGCATGCTCCGGTGCGGAAAGCCCACGGCGGCCGACCAGTCTTCCTCGGCCCAGCGCTACCTCTGGTCCGATGAGACCACGGCCAAGGCCCTGTATCTGTATCCCTACTACGCGGAAATCCGCGCCAAGAGCGAGAAGCTCGGCAAGGAGTGGGCCGCCCTCAAGGAAGAGGAAAGCCGCGTCGAAGAGTTCCTCGACAGCCGCATGCTCAACGCCGCCGGAGCCAAGGAAGAGTCGCAGGATTCGGGCTCATCCAGCGACGACGTGGATGCCCAGCTCCGCGAGCTGGAAAAAGCCCTGGAGGCCGAGCGCGCAAACACGCTGGTCGCCGACCCCAACGAATAATCTTCGCAGCCCACAACGAAAAAGGCCGCGCCCGATGGGCACGGCCTTTTGGTTTGTGTCTGCGGGAAATCAGGCGACTGCGTGCAGCTCCCGGCCCATGATGCCGGGTTCTCCCAGGAACTTGAAGACATCCTTCCAGCACTCGCGCATGAGGCTGTAGGGAATGGGCAGGATGTGGTGGGCATGGGTTGCGCCCTTGTGCTCCTTGAAGTCGGCGCGCACGCCGATCTTGTCGAGGGCTTTCTTGAGCCGCCGGGAGTCGCCGACGATGGGATCGTTCGAGCCCACTGGAATAAGGAATGGCGGAAGCGGACGGTCGGGCTGATTGGCCAGAATCGGGAGCGGAGAGAAAAGCGGGGCCTTCTCCACGTTCTCTCGCCAGTTCTTGCCCAGTATCGCCTTGGTCAGGGTCTTGAAGACCGGTACGAGCTGGCGCAGCACCGGATGGTCCTTGTAACGATCGGGCGCGCCCGGATCGTGCCAGCCGCAGAAGGGAATGCAGGCGGCCAGCGGAATCTGGCGGGCCCAGACTTCCTGGGCGAAGAGCTCAGGACGCTTGTAGGAGTTGATCACCGCAAGCATCGCCGCCAGGTTGCCGCCCGCGGACTCACCGGCGATCACGAAGCGCTCGGGATCGCCGCCAAAGTGTTCGAGATGGTCCCACACCCAGCAGAGCGCGTGACAGGCGTCTTCGATGCTGGCCGGGTAGGGGTTCTTCGGTGCGAGCCGGTAGTTGATCATGAAGGTCAGATAACCGTGGTCGGCCAGGATCTTGCCGACAATGCGGTGGGTATCCTTGGATCCAAACGTAAAGCCGCCGCCGTGGACGTAGAAGACCACCGGGCTCTTGCCCTGGAAGGGCGCCGGCACCCACACGTCGAGCAGGTGACTGCGACTGCCGTCCTCGATGTAGGGATAGTTCTGGATGAGCCGGCTGCTCATCGCCTTCTTGGACGTGGTCGCAGGCGAGTAAAGATTGAGTGCTGCGACGTGGGCCGCGTAGTCGAGATACCGGAAGAATCCGTGCATCACGCGCGAGACTGGCGAATATTCGATGGGTTCGTTCATGCTCATTTCCCCGTTGCCCCCAAAGTCGGCACCAGTATAGAACAATGTTTTAGCTACTCGCCAGACGAATCTGGCTCATCGCAAATCCGGCGTCATTTCAATCACTTATATGCATTTTTTTTCGGGAAGGGCTCAATCTTCGCGACAGAGCACAAACCAGTTGTCCATCGGTTTGCCCTTGCGGGTGGCCCGTCCGATGGTCACGTGTGCCGACACCCCGCGCAGATAGTCGCGGGTGTTGTAGTAGATGAACCTCGAGAGCCTGGCCGAATTCGGCAGGATCTCGGGCCAGCCCGCCGGGTGGCGGGGCGGAACGCACAGGTAGTCGACCAGCACCTCGCCGTCGTCACAGTTCCGGGTCACGAAGTAACCCGGCCCCGTCACCGGCGAGAGGAGCTGGTGGTTGTAGCCCCACAGCTCACGAAGGCCCTCTTCGTCGGGGCGGCAGAAACGCTTCTGGAAATAGCTGAACATGGGAAGCGTGTTGCGCCCGTAGTGAATGACTTCTTTCATGGGGGCGCACTCTTCGGGCACGATGTCCTCGAGCTTCACGGGACGCTCGTCACGCACAGCATCGAAAAGCGCGGCCTGCTCCTTCGCGTCCAGACGCAGGGCTTCTTCAACCCGCCTGAACGGGGGAAGGTTGTCGAGAAAATCGGCCAGCTCGCCTGTTGCGACCTCGCGGCCGCGGAAAAACTCATGGATGCTGTGTTTCATGGCTCTGCCTCGCGTGTGGGGAAAACTCTAGGCCTTTTTCTCGGCTTCAATCCAGTGGAATTTGAAATCGCAGCACGGCCCGCCCTCGGCGAGCGTCGTGGTGCGCGTGTAGCGGATTTCGGGCTGGTGGGTCTCGAAATACCCCTCATCGCCGGCACAGAACATCTTGGCCAGCTCGGGGACGCCGGCGCGGACGGTCAGCTCGTGGAACCAGCACTTGGTCACGGTGAAGTCCACGCGCTCTAGCCCCACGACGGCAATGTCGGACTCGGCATTGACGATGGGCCGGACGATCTCGGCGGCCTTTGCGTCGCGCGCGGCCTGGTCCAGGTCCACGTATTCCGCGCGGTGCAGGGTGGGCAGGGCATGGGCCAGAAACTCGATGGCCACCGCCTTGACGAGCTTGCGGGCAATTTCGAAGGCGCGCTGCTCACCGACTTTTTCCTTGAGAAGCTGGTAGAGCAGGATCACCTGGCCCACCTGGCGCCGGCTCAGGCGCTCTTTCTCGTCAACGGGCTCGCCCACATCGTGAAACGGCTCACCACGCAGGTGGCGGGCCTCCAGCTTTACCAGCATGGGGAGCAGTGCGCGCACGCCGATCTCACGGCGAAGCAGCCGCACGGCCTCAATGGCGCCGCGAAACTCAAAGTAACGGTTGATGGTCGATTCCGAGAGCATGGCCATGGTGCGTCATTTCCCCGTCGCCTCTTCATAGCGCATGGGCCCGGCACTGGGAAAGCGCGGGGCGCCGGGAGCGCAGGGCGCTTGGCCTGGCGCCAAGAAAGCGCCATGATATCAAAGTTAATGACGGGTATCGGGACGTTTCGTGCGCGGGGCAAATGCCGGGGGCGGGGTTTGCGCATGTGAAGTCACGGGACGTGAATGATTCAGCATGATCTGGACAACATGAACGACGCAGCGACAGGTGAGCGCGCCACACTTGCCAAATCGGCCAGTGACCCGCTCGATCGCCGCGACCTGGCCCGGCTTCTCTACGGCTACCTGGCCGGCACGGCCGCCATCGCCGTCTTCGGCAGTGTCCTGCTGGCAGCCGAGGTCTATCCCCGTCCCGAACACACCACAATGGAGAAACTGCTTCTGTGGACGGTGATGCTCTCCATCCCGCTCCACATCCCGGCTCTTCTGGTCATTCACAGGCTCGACAAGGCAGGCCTGCAGCGTTTTGCCACATGGATCCTGTTTACGAGCAGCTTCCTGCTCACCGCGCTGATCCATCTTTCGGGTACCTACACCGCGATCGTCGGCATCCTGATCTTTACGGAGATCGGCATGGCCACACTCATTCTCGCTCCGCGGACGGCGGGCCTGCTGGTATTGCTGCAGTTCCTGCAGTTCGCCGCCATTGTTGTGCTTGAAAAACTCGGCGTCATCCCGCGCCAGACCATTCTGCTTGAGCTCTTCAATTTCAATGCGGGCAACATGCAGATGGTTGCCGTGCTGGCGCTTTTTGGCGGCGTTCTCGGCACGATCTTCTCCTGGTCGACCTACGTGCGAAAACGCTTCGAGGAAATTCACCTGGAGCTCGCAGCGCTGGCCGTCACCGACAAGCTCACGGGCCTTCCCAACCGGCGCAGCTTTGACGAAGCCCTCTACCGCGAAGTGGCGCGCGCCCGCCGCCTTGGCAGTCCGATCTCCATGCTCATGTGCGATGCCGATCACTTCAAGGTGGTCAACGACACCTATGGTCATGGCAAGGGTGACGAAGTGCTGCGCCGCATCGCCGATGTGCTGCTGGGAAGCGTGCGCGTGGGCGTCGATCAGCCGGCACGCATCGGCGGCGAGGAATTCGCCATCATTTTGAGTGACTCCAGCCTCAGCACGGCGACCGAAGTGGCCGAGCGCATTGTAGAGACCATGCGCCAGCTACGCTTCGAGGCAAAGGGCGAGCACTTTCGCGTTACGCTGAGCATCGGCGTTACCAGCCTGCAGGGAACAGCCGCCGATGGCGATCTGCTCATCGAGGCGACCGACGTGTTGCTCTATCGCGCAAAAAACGGCGGTCGCAATCAGGTCGTCGCCATGAGCGTCGAGGACCTCCAGGGCGAGGGGCCGGCCTTCGCCGTCTAGTTTTCGATTATCTGAAGAATCCCGAGAGAGCGCGGCTGACTTCGTCCGGCTGCTCAAGATGCGGCCAGTGGCCGGCCTTGCCGATCTGATGCACGGTGAGATCGCCGAGCATGGGGCGCATCGGATCCACGAGCTTCGGAGGGAGCAGGGGATCGTCCTGGCCCATGAGGAAGAGCACCGGCATCTGGAGCTTGCGATTCTTGTCGCCGGCACTCTGGCGGCCGCTCAGCGGCGCGCTGCGATAGTAGGCCAGCGGCCCGTGCCAACTGTTCGGGCGCGAATAGAGCATGTGGTAGTAGTGCAGCTCGCCGCTCGAGAGCGGAAGTCTGCGACCGCTGGCAACCAGCCGGAAGCAATTGATCAGGAAGTCGCGCGGACGCGCGTTCAGCACGGCCTCCGCCAAACCGCGGGCGCGCATGAAGGGCACGTAGGCGAACTGGGGTTTCTGCCACAGGCGACGCGCGATCTTCGCATCGCTCATGTTGATGATGTGCTCGAAGGCCAGAAGGTGCGGCGTGTTGAGCGAGGCCACCCGGCGGCAGCGCTCGGGATGGGCGAAGACGAAGCGCCACATGAGCAGCGCGCCCCAGTCATGCCCCACAAGGCTCACCTGCTTGATCCCCAGGGCGTCGAGAATCCCATACAGATCCGAGGCGAAGGTGTTGGCGTCGTAGCCGTCTTTGGTGACCTGCGACTGGCCGTATCCGCGCAGATCGAGGGCGATCACGCGGTAGTATTTTGCCAGCGCGTCCATCTGGCGGTGCCAGGAAAACCAGTTCTCGGGAAAACCGTGCAGAAAAAGAACCGGCTCTCCCTCTCCCTTTTCCACGTAGTGAAAGCGCATGCCGATGGCATCGACGAATCGGTGCTCGCCGACACTTTCGGGGTGCACGCCTTCAATGGGGGAGGTGATGATCATGCGTGGGAGCTCTCTACAGCAGCGCGTTGACGTTCTCGGGCGGGCGACCGATCACGGCCTTCTTGCCCTTGACCACGATGGGGCGCTCGATGAGCCTGGGATTCTTCGAGAGCAGTTCCAGCAGCTTGGCATCAGCCGGGACTTTTTGGTCCAGCCCCAGTTCCTTGAACTCGGCTTCCTTCTTGCGGACGATCTCCATGGGAGCGACGCCCAGCATTTTCACGATCTCGGCCAGTTCACTGGCAGAGGGCGGGGTCTGCAGATACTCGACCACTTCGATGGAGGCGCCGGCGTCTTCGAGCAGCGCCAGCGTCTGGCGCGACTTTGAACAGCGCGGGTTGTGATAGATGGTGATCTTTGCCATTTGAGGTTCTCCTGGTCAGGTCAGCTTGTCGTAGTCGACCTGTTCGCGGGGGATCGGGAGCTTGTCGAGCTCGGCTTCCAGGGTGGGGAGCCACTCATTGAGCGGCTTGTCCTCGGGCAGGATGATCCGCGCGATGCCCGAATCGAGCATCTCGATGCTGCCCGCGCCGCTGGGCTTGAGCGGCACCTCGATCTTCTCGCGGTGAATGCCCAGTTTGTCGATAATCTCGAAGATCTTGCGCATCTCTGCCATGCCGACGATTGCCATTGCTTGCTCCTTGCCGGCGCGTAGTTATAAGCGCCGCATCGCCCGGGCGCAAAGGGGGCTGACCGGTGAACCCCCAGCCCAAAAACAAAGAGCCCCGCCCGAATGGGCGGGGCTCTGCGGCTTCAAAGGAAGCCGGCTGTAGACTAGTTGAGCATGCTGGCCACCGCGCGCTGGGCGTCGCGGGCGCTGCGGGCTGCGTTCTTGCCGATGCGCATCTTGGCAATCATGTCGCCGATACCGCCGAAGATGTCCGAACCGAACACCTCGCGCTCGCGGTCGGCCATGTCCTGGCTGATCTCACCGCCGCGCAGCAGGGTGTAATCGCGATAACCCTCGTATTTTTCGGGCTCGAAGTTCCGCACGTAGGCATTGAACAGGTTGTTGATGCCGTAGAGGATGTCCTCGCGCTTCTGCGGCATGGGGAAGCCCGAACGCTCGGACAGGCGGGTCACCTTGGCCACGAAGCGGCCGAAGAACTCGAAGACATTCAGGCCCAGGGTCTCGAAGTAGGGCTTGTAGTCGAAGATGATCGGCAGCGCCGGAACGAGCATCATCATGCGCGCACGCTGATACTTGGGATCGTGCGTGACGTGCTCGGGGATGTTGCCCAGCGAATTGTAGGTCTGCGGGAAGGCGCAGTGGCGCGACTCGTCCATGTGGAAGGCGCGCATGATGTGACGCAGCCCCGGGAAGTCCTCGAAGTGCGAGAACAGGTTCGTCGCGAAGCTCTCGAGGATGACGTTCATGCCGAAGAGCTTGTGGTAGTAGTCCTTGCCCGCGACGGTTTCGAAGAGCATGCGCGCCGAGGTCTTGAGCGGACGGATGTCGTCGATGGTGCGGAGCATCTCGCGCAGCACCATGAAGTGCTTGGCTTCTTCCATGGCCTGCATGGCCATGCCCATCTTGGCGCCCGTGCCCTTGACGACGGGCAGCAGGGTGGCGCTGGTGTAGAGGGCGTAGGCCTCGCCGTGGCCCAGCAGCGACATGATCGTGCAGATCGCTTCGCGCTGTTCGGGGCTGTAGGCCTCCTGGAATTCGCGACGGACTTCGTCGGAGGTAACGTGGGCGACAAGATCGTCGATCTCCACGGTCGGGTCGTCTTCACAGATGGCACCCTCGCCATGGTAGGCGCCGACAATGACGTGGTCTTTGACAGCGGCGGCCTTGTCGGCGCGCGAGGCGTCCTGGAATCCCAGATAGGGAGCAACCGTCTCGGCCTTCCAGAGGTTCACGAAGGCTTTTTCGTAGTTGCGCTGGGTCAGCAGCTCCATCTCACCACCTTCGAAGGTCGCGGTCTTGTCGTCGTATTTGTTGACAAGGTTCGACTCGATGCGGCGACGGATGTAGGGCTCGGCCTTGTAATAGGTGCCCATCACACCCTTGAAACCGTTAACGAAAGCAGCCTCAGCAGCTTTTTCTTTCCAGGTCTGGGTTCCACTCATGATTGTCTATCTCCTGCCTTTTATTTCTAACTGGTCGTCCGTCTCAGGTTCGGGTTGGACCAGGTTGTTTGCCTCACAACCCCCGGCGTTTCAGGCCGAGGGAACGGTGATCAGTTTGGTAAGCAGATCCTTGAAATCATCGAAGGCCTGCTGCGCGCCCTCGGCATCAACCTGCAGACGCATTGCAAATCCCGGAATCGTCGCAACCAAGAGCTGCGCCAGACGCGAGACCGGAATGGCGAGCTGGTCGGCCACCGGGCCGAGCGCATCGCGCGCGGCTTCTTCCACAAAAGCCACGATCGAACGCATGAACTTGCGGTGATGCTCCTGCAGGGCAGGGTATTTGCCCGCCAGGTTCCACAGGTCGAGTCCGAAGAAGATGAAGTTGTCGTTCTTGCAGATGAGCCGCCACACCATGTCGAGCGTCGCAATGGCACGCTCGATCGAGGGCTCGCCCTTGAGCGAGTAGTTGCGGATGCGTTCCTTGGTCAGGTTGAAGAGCAGGTCCTGCAGCTCATAGAGCAGGTGTTCCTTGCTCTCGAAGTGGTAGTGCAGCAGGCTCTTGGAGACGCCGGCGCGCTGCGCGATTTCCTTGGTGGTGGTCTTTTCGTAGCCGTGCTCGGCAAAGCACTGCCCGGCGGCGAAGAGAATCTTCACCACACTGGGGTTACTTACGTTGGCCTGGGGAAACTCTCGCTCGTCGAGCTCCTCCCGGGACTTCTCTTGTGCGCGCTCCGACATTCCTTACTCCGAGGTCAGCTTTCCTGACCGGCTGGCCAGTCACAGACTATCGCGCCATTCTGCGCCGTGTCAAACAGTTTTCTATTGCCCGCAAACATTCGTTATTCAGTCTGTAATTACAATGGGTTAGGTGTTTTGCAGGGCCCCTCAAACCCTGTTTGGAGAGGCTCGGGACTGGCCGCGTGGTCAGGAAATTGAGCTTTTACTCACCCCGAATCAGGCGGCGCCGCTCCGCCTGACTGCAGCATCCAAAGACCCGCTACTCCGCGCGCGCCGGGGATGCTACTAACGCTCTCACTGAAGAAACTCCCCATCAAAGGACGTCCACACATGCTCAAGCTCTATCATGCCCCCAAGACCCGCTCGGTGCGGGTGATGTGGCTGCTCGAAGAACTCGGCCTCGACTACGCCGTGCACAAGCTGGCCTTCTCGCCCGAGGCGCTCAAGAGCGAGGAATACCTCAAGATCAATCCAATGGGCCGCGTCCCGGCGATCGAGGACGACGGCATCTGCATGTTCGAGTCCGGCGCCATTGTTCAATACATCCTGGAGAAATACGGGGAGGGACGGCTCGAACCCAAAGTCGGCACGCCCGAGCGCGCGAAGTTCCTGCAGTGGATGCACTTCGCCGAGGGCCAAGCCATGAGCCCGTTCTCCGACATCTTCCAACACTCCATGATCCTTCCCGCCGATGAGCGTGTGCCCGAGATCGCCAAAAAGGGGCGAGAGAAATCCGCCGACGTGCTGGACGTGCTGGAGAAAGCGCTCGAAGGAAAGACCTGGCTGTGCGGCGAGGAGTTCACCGCAGCCGACATCATGGTGGGCTACGTGGTCTTCTCGGCCAAGATGCTCGGCCTCATCAACGACAAACTGCCGAACCTCAAGGCCTACTGGGACCGCATCAAGGACCGCCCGGCCTTTCAGAAAGCGGCGGCCTGAGAGAAAAGGGACGAGCGAACCTCGCTCCAACGACAACGGATGTGCAGGGGCGGGGTTTACCCGCCCCTTTTGCATGTACGCAGAAAGCCGCGCCCCGAGAGGGTGGGGCGCGGCCTTGTGCTTGGGAAGACCCGCTTGGGAGCGGGGGGAAGCCGTGTTTATGCGAAGGCGGTCAGGGCGCGGCCAAAGATTCCTTTCGGCTCGCTCTTCTTGCCCTTCTTCGCCTTGTTCTTGGATCCCTTGCGCCAGATACCGCGGTAGAGATCCTTGCCGTAGACCTCGAGCTCACGCTCGACCATGTCGGCGCTGAGCTGGCCCTTGTAGAGGCGACTGTAGTCCTGGAATCCGTCGTATTTCTCGGGTTCGAAGGCCTTCACGTAGGAATTAAAGAACCAGTTGAGGCTCCAGAGGACCTGCTTGCGCTCCCAGGGAAGCGGCATCTTCGCGCCTTCGGCGGCCTTCGTGATCTTCGAGACGGTGGCGCCGAAGAAGTGGTAGGGGTTCATGCCGATCGTATCGAAGTCGGACTTGTAGTCGACAAATGCGCCGGCTGCCGGGGCAAGCACCATCAGGCGCTGCCACTTGGCCGCCATCGAGTTTGTTACCTTGTCGGGCACGTTGCCCTCGGCCGCGTAGGTCTGGGGGAAGGCCACGTGGCGTGACTCATCCATGTGGAAGGCGCGCATGATGTCGCCAAGTCCGGGGAAGTCCTCGAAGTGGGCGAACAGATTGGTGGCAAAGCCCTCAAGAACGATGTTCATCCCAAAGAGCTTGTGATAGTAGCGCTGGCGCGCGATGGTCTCGAAGACCGCGCGCACCGACGCGGTCAGCATCCGGGTGCCGCCAAGATTGCGCAACATGGCGCGCAGCACGGCGAAGTGCTTGGCCTCTTCCATGACCTGCATGGCCATGCCGAGCTTCGAGCCGGTGCCGCGCACGAGCGGCAGCAGGGTCGAGCTGGTGTAGAGGGCGTAGGCCTCACCGTGGCCAAGCAGTGAGACGATGCGCAGAATCGCTTCGCGCTGCTCGGGGCTGTAGGCGTCCTCGAACTCCTTGCGGATCGCGTCCGAAGAAGCATATTCAACAAGTTCCTGTGTCTCGGCATTCTCGACATCGAGGGCGGCCTTGGCGTGGCGGTCCTTGATGGCGCTGCCCACCACGGTTCCCTGTCCGGCGGCGACCTTGTCGGCGCGCGAGGCGTCGTGGAATCCCAGATAGGGGGCCACTTCCTCGGCCTTCCAGAGGTTGGCCAGGGCCTTCTCATAGTTGCGCCCGAAAAGGACGTTCATGTCATTGGAGTTGTACTCGGCCGTGCGGTCGTCGTAGTCGGCGACGGCATAGTAGTTGTCGACGAGGTTTCGCAGACGGTCGTTCTGCGACTGGTAAGCGCCCATGGCGGTCATCAGGCCGTACTTGAGTGCCTTATCAGCAAGCTTCTGCTTGTAGGTTCCCGCGCGTTCCATTTGTCCCTGTTCTCCTTAAGATGCTCCCTCAATGCTCGCCTGACCATTTGGTCAGTCGCTCTATGACGCAGAGTATCGAATTCAAACGATGTTTGTCAATTCGATTTTAAACGCTGTTTTATCAAGTAATTACAGATGGTTATCTTCATATTTTTCACGCCTGAGCCAATCGGTTCAGAAGAAAATCAAACAGTGGTTTCTTCACTCAAACCAGAAAGTGAGGATCGTGAGCTGAGGGGGCAGGGGAATTCAGGCGAATTTCAGGCTGAAAGCGTGGCGAGCTGCCGGTCGTGCAGGCGGGCAAGCAGGATCTGGGCAGTGATGGCGCCCAGCGTGGCCAGGAACATGTCCCAC
This window of the Chrysiogenia bacterium genome carries:
- a CDS encoding tetratricopeptide repeat protein encodes the protein MKYLFALLSLMAALSLGTPARAEDAAAPLMADHPQPAMPGVEATELKEPADYPLGFSTNPDAEPHYRKALGLVDDYRGLTWAGVQTAREEFQKGLAFEPDNQLAQLMWARLILRLTNYELSVESAAKIEEEARAIVEGLDLSGEDGLLIRKERASVYLYELQDLERGEEDLVYLAEHGEPDAQVLLALGQTRFYQEKYFAAKQAFRKSLEIEPDNLEARNNLAWSEYQEGDYDEAEQHFDEVLSRDEHYMGSLLGLAKIYQARGDLGPAIEKYNALLEISPNFIYFLDLMILYFRHYNYVFIVLGLIAAGFFIKSLTHTMSRDKRRAAASIKIAREHGASEPGTGQGDA
- a CDS encoding DUF547 domain-containing protein codes for the protein MIRAALCALFFLALTLTGARAARAQFDPSSLNRILRQYQHDGDFDYGAIRDKEKDNIAAILRSFGRVEKERWEGHVESEQKAFWMNAHLVITLWAIVANYPVEGDSIRFFPGDSVQQIPDFWDAQYITPEGMQSLRSIERKLIEQFGDVRAVLVLFNGTRSGPPPPTEAWTGRNVEKRIERRMEQYFASDRGAVHDYQNATLELSEAVTDFWRADVLAAARSARDANQGNVPVALRPRTGPTGPWRRYGEEDALLLEFLSPYLPARTLSRLKVKPHRIETLRYDWRLNDGTPPPPAPEGIPLDPAAPFQDLEPGELPAAQSEHKIRIPEKPKDPQELTPLFGE
- a CDS encoding glutathione S-transferase N-terminal domain-containing protein codes for the protein MNSVKLYTTPYCPFCNMAKSLLKRSEIPFEDVNVSNPSERAKIREQSGWPTVPVIYIGDELVGGFDELQAAQRSGKLDELLGN
- a CDS encoding alpha/beta hydrolase; translation: MNEPIEYSPVSRVMHGFFRYLDYAAHVAALNLYSPATTSKKAMSSRLIQNYPYIEDGSRSHLLDVWVPAPFQGKSPVVFYVHGGGFTFGSKDTHRIVGKILADHGYLTFMINYRLAPKNPYPASIEDACHALCWVWDHLEHFGGDPERFVIAGESAGGNLAAMLAVINSYKRPELFAQEVWARQIPLAACIPFCGWHDPGAPDRYKDHPVLRQLVPVFKTLTKAILGKNWRENVEKAPLFSPLPILANQPDRPLPPFLIPVGSNDPIVGDSRRLKKALDKIGVRADFKEHKGATHAHHILPIPYSLMRECWKDVFKFLGEPGIMGRELHAVA
- a CDS encoding L-2-amino-thiazoline-4-carboxylic acid hydrolase; this encodes MAMLSESTINRYFEFRGAIEAVRLLRREIGVRALLPMLVKLEARHLRGEPFHDVGEPVDEKERLSRRQVGQVILLYQLLKEKVGEQRAFEIARKLVKAVAIEFLAHALPTLHRAEYVDLDQAARDAKAAEIVRPIVNAESDIAVVGLERVDFTVTKCWFHELTVRAGVPELAKMFCAGDEGYFETHQPEIRYTRTTTLAEGGPCCDFKFHWIEAEKKA
- a CDS encoding GGDEF domain-containing protein, with translation MIQHDLDNMNDAATGERATLAKSASDPLDRRDLARLLYGYLAGTAAIAVFGSVLLAAEVYPRPEHTTMEKLLLWTVMLSIPLHIPALLVIHRLDKAGLQRFATWILFTSSFLLTALIHLSGTYTAIVGILIFTEIGMATLILAPRTAGLLVLLQFLQFAAIVVLEKLGVIPRQTILLELFNFNAGNMQMVAVLALFGGVLGTIFSWSTYVRKRFEEIHLELAALAVTDKLTGLPNRRSFDEALYREVARARRLGSPISMLMCDADHFKVVNDTYGHGKGDEVLRRIADVLLGSVRVGVDQPARIGGEEFAIILSDSSLSTATEVAERIVETMRQLRFEAKGEHFRVTLSIGVTSLQGTAADGDLLIEATDVLLYRAKNGGRNQVVAMSVEDLQGEGPAFAV
- a CDS encoding alpha/beta hydrolase codes for the protein MIITSPIEGVHPESVGEHRFVDAIGMRFHYVEKGEGEPVLFLHGFPENWFSWHRQMDALAKYYRVIALDLRGYGQSQVTKDGYDANTFASDLYGILDALGIKQVSLVGHDWGALLMWRFVFAHPERCRRVASLNTPHLLAFEHIINMSDAKIARRLWQKPQFAYVPFMRARGLAEAVLNARPRDFLINCFRLVASGRRLPLSSGELHYYHMLYSRPNSWHGPLAYYRSAPLSGRQSAGDKNRKLQMPVLFLMGQDDPLLPPKLVDPMRPMLGDLTVHQIGKAGHWPHLEQPDEVSRALSGFFR